The Juglans microcarpa x Juglans regia isolate MS1-56 chromosome 2D, Jm3101_v1.0, whole genome shotgun sequence DNA window ACTAAGTCTAATAAGTTGGAGAATTGTGAGCTGTTGCGAGCACTCATCCAAGCACAAAAACTATTGAAAATCATGGCTCTTAATTCTAACATTTTCACGGCTTTCAAAATATTTGGCATTGGGCTCCTACCAAATGAACCTTAATGTGATGACCCAGGGAAAGTGCTATGACTCTAAAATGACCAATCAatttaggggttgtttggatcATGAgctgatctcaactcatctcatctaatcattacaacttttccaaactttcaaacaaaatatagtaaaaaattctactttttcaaatcttaaaacaaaaataatattaaaaaattatattctaacaatattttattctactttcaactctcatctcatttcatctcatcttaactcaactcattatccaaacctctccTCAAAGtttccctagaatcactcatAAAACCTAAGTTAGTAAGTACCCAATGTGGGATTTAGTGTATCTATAACTGGGACACTCCTTGTATTGACAGATTCCTTGTACCCAAGGATTGGGAGGCTCATTTTCCAAATATATGTAAAAGGAGCTTGCACATATTTTGTTTAGATTATCTTTTCATTACTTTAATGGTGGAGGCATTATGGGGGGTAGAATGCGACTCTCCCAGTCTTCGCTTGGGATGGGACGGTGACTGAAACGTCGAGAtatgcaatacaaggttacacaacccttgtacatgacagataagatgcaatgcacctatgtaTACTAGTAATATGCAGTAATATTgcatcagaaaaataaaaggttcGTGTAATCTAAGCAACACTGTAAGCAGTTGTGTTAGCATGTGTTACCTtaactaataataatagagtGATGCTAGGCTGTTGCCCAGCAGTGACCGTTGGGCATGCCGCCTAGGCAAAattcctcttttttatttttttcatttcacatttttttaacataaacatatttaaatatttttttaaaaataaaaaaatatcaatacgaGCATCCTATGGATTAGCTAAAGTCAAAAAAATTGGACtttagctacagtaacttcaaaaataagatcaaatttGGTGGGTACTTTTCATTAGCCAaatcttatctttatttttttttctctcttcttttccacATTAGTCAAAAGTATGATTTcttaactaataatttaattagaatataatttgtaattaatatataataggtagaatggtaagatatgataaaattaaataaattaataattaaaaattttaaattaatatgaatatatattagCTAAAACTTTAGTAGTATCCCATGGGAATTGTTGAGTGGCCACATTCTGGTCATGTTATCGATCATTTAAATAAAGTCGTGCTTTCTCTTAATGCATGCTGCTTGCTTAATATGCGATGCTTCATGTTTTGAGGTGTATGTTTAGgtttctaattatatatgtatatggttcttgaaaaaattttcatgtttaagtaCAACCTCTCACTGCACCAAAGGGTTATTAGGAttaaattacaattgaaaatatgattttttttaaccaataatttaattagaatatgattactaattaacatataataggtagaatggtaagatatgataaaattaaataaattaataattaaagaattaaattaatattgttttattactatataattaaatgTATAATTCGATATAAggatttgatgtgaatgaaatagtcaaagtcaaatttatctcatattattttattgttatatgaTGAATAAATGGCTATTCTAATGTGGGGATTTGATGTGAATGGAATAACTAAAGCCAAATTCATCTCCTATTAGCTAAAGTTTAGGTTTGGGtttggctaatccattgagagtgctctagtcacttctttaatcaataagtaaaaaaaaaaaaatgaaatacataaGCAGTCAAAATGATGGGACAAAATGAGAGGCCATATTAacattattcataataataacCCTACATTGTCATATCCAAAACATGCATATCAAGTAAAATCATTATCTCCCAAAACATATGGTAATGAGACTTTCTCCCAAAACAAAGGAACCAATCTCAAGAGAGAAGTTTCTACGCCTTCAATTATAACCATTGCACTAGATCTAAGCCCTCTTCTTTGGTGAGGGTAAAAAATAATCCCTTGGTCCGTATAGGCTTGTGTTCCAAAAGTCCCAAACTTGCAGTGACTCCATGAGCCTCCACTGAGGAGTCTCTCGCTTGTCTTAAATATCTGGTTACAAAGTCCAAATGGTCCTTGATCGTAGAGGCTTTCTTGGTTTCGTTCTATTCCTTATTAAGTGCTTCCAAAAGGTCCCTAAGGCGCTGCGCCGTGACTTTCAAAAGAGATGCAGTAAAGTTGTAGCGGGCCTATAAGGTGAATTCGTCTTCCACTAACTCATGTATCGTGCCCATAATCTCGGATGcatgtcacaacttctaccattccggatggagaatggtagtgggaactaccacaatgagatgttgagaaatctcaacaagtaaataTACAAcagataacataagcatacaaatGGCAAATAATggaatgcgtgcatggacatgtactggacatatgacttgaccaaaaactttacttatgcacttgaccctTTTTAAAAGACATGTAATAGAATCTGTAGActtttttagaaaacatctttGGCATCATTCTCGTGTTGATCtttaaatatatcatatcatagcttatcatattatatcattcATATTACGTGATTCATATCATGTGAGCTCATTGCCTTGTTCTTATAACACATAGTGGATACAACATGGCTCCCCTAAGCACTGCGCgttcctgctagttactgcACCACAAACAGTCCATACACTATGGCGAATACGttttattcatatcatattaacATGATAGTATTTTGTCGAGTTATTTGCCTTAGTCATGTGCACCTACAAGCGTTAGGTGCTACCTCGCTGAGGAATCCTTTCCAAATTGATCGATTTGAGGCACGTCGACAGTTCGTTttcaacccaggggttaccactccatttttgaCACTCCAgagtgaacaaaggagtttcaccaGGACATTTctccatcctagcatttgggatcGTTATAAAACCTTTATAGTCACTTTGAAGAAATCATTTCTCCaaatgcatatgacatgagacttaagacgTCTTCTTTGTTACACTTGACATGTGACGTATGAAATGCCGTGCATGTAATAATCAAGCGTAACACATTTGAATCATGGCGTGATAACATATGATACatgaaataccaaaacaaaCCATCCGAGCATAAACAAACAAGGCTTGGCCGAAATTCATAGGGCATATTAACATGtaaaaattcatctcaacacGAACCAAATTCAAAGCATAATAACCTAGAGTTTATGGCAAAGATAATCGAAGGATGAAATCATGGCAACTCAGCATGAAATGCCGAAACATTGTTACACATGGAACCCTAATGTGACATCATTCAATCCAAAACATATACACATGTAAATCATGGCAATACAAACGTGCAAGCCGAAACACAGTCTTTGCATGTTCTTATACAACTCACAACAAAATATTCGATCAAATAATCATAGAATAACAAACAATGCATTATTAATCAAAGAAAGGATtcacacaaacatatatatatgttaactGAAACTAGGTTGAgagtttacttacaaaagtcCTTCAAAGAAAATGCTAGCAAGCTGTAATGGACGATACAACTTGTTAGAACAAGGGTTTAACCCTAatccttgtgtgtgtgtgtcaagGGACAACTAGGGTTGGTCATTTCGTCCAAAGTGACCCTTTCAAATATTCAGTCCATAGGTTTCTAGAAGATGAAACCTTTGAGTTTACTCGACCCTTGCTAGGTCACGAACTTGTAATAGATGTGCAAGTGATATGGCCGATTGGTTTGAGGATTTGGGTCCTCAAACTTTCGGTCTCCCTTCCTTGGAAACCTTGGGTCATTTCAAAGATGAAATAACCCATTGAAACCTTGTGTGTGATTGTGTTCTTGGAAATCTCAAACTCACTTTGAGATCTCCTACAGCTTGGAATAAGCGTGTGTGATTGTGAGACGAAAGGAATCGAAGTGTAATGTTCTTACCGTGTAATTTCTCCTAAAGTCGTGGCCTTCCCTTGAGTGTAGAGTGTATGGTCGTTGTTTGATTGGAAGGAAAGTGTGGGAAAATAGTGTTTGGACTTGGAGAATCCACTAAGTGGCGTGAGAGAGATGGAGTAGAGAGAATGCCCCTTAGAAATCCAAAaatgaacaagaagaaaatgggTGGTCATATGGCATGTGGTCTTTTTAAAGCCTACCTCATTGAAGCCAATTGGTCAATCAAGAGCCAATGCATGTTGGACATATGGCGTGGCTCTTCCTTTTCTTCGCTTGGTTGAAACCCTAATGCCCTCCAAGCCCCTCTCCAACGTCTAGGTTCAATGAATCATTCCTATTTGCAATTGTGTAATTTACCTCAAAGCCTCTTCATCTTCCCAAGACAGTGGgtgttgcatgcatgccaagtggcatTGGCGTGTGGAGTCCCTCAAAGTGCCgtccccctctctcttttccccatGAGGATCTTTCCTCTTCCCCATGGTGTCTCTTCCCCTTCCCCATGCGTGACCCTTACTCTCCCCCAAGTAAGAACCTTCTTCTTTCTATGCATATTTCCTAGGTGACTCTCCCACTTCCCTATGTCTCTTAGAAATTTTAAACATGAGATGTGGCAAGTGATTGGATGTGGTGGCCGAAACCCTAGGGTTACAATAGTAATTTTCGTGTGATGCTTCTTTTAGAATCTTTCCTTCAccaatgcatgaatgaaaaatgGCACAATGTCTGAAAGTACCCTTGAGTGGGTGTGTGGCTTAGGGATCCGAAAGTCTCTTGGTGTTCCCTATGCAAATCCTTAGGAAAATCAACTCTTGGTCTTCCCAAAGTGTCATTCCCCATGTAAGATCTCTTGGAACTCTATACAATTGACAAGTGGCGTGAGATGGGGTTCTTGGTGGGTATGGGGCGTGTTGGCCTAGTGGCCTTGGCCTCCCCTAGGTGAATCTCATGATTTCCCTTCTAGAAGCCTCCATGCATGAGTGACATGTGGCAAGCCCAATAGCTTGTTAGTAGGGTAGGCGTGCATGCCTCCCTTGGTTTCCCAAacactcttctctctctccgttTAGCCCACTATCACGTCCAGATTCATGGGCCTTACATGCGTGACAAATGGCACAAGCCTCATGGCTTGGGCGTGTCCCTATGACTTTTCTATGGTTTTTAGGCTTAAGCCCACTTAATTGGCCAAAATACGAGGTTTTGAGTGGCCCTTTCTCTTGGGCTTTGGATGCTAAACTACAGGTCTTAAGGCCACTATCAATCTAAACCTAATTTTCATAGCCTTAAGATAATATTAAGGCAACGAAAAATAATACAGATGAAATCTAACTAGGTTTGGGTTGTCACATAGaaggtatttcaaatttgagaatagtGGTTAAAAGCAAAAGGCTTTGTTGATTGGGTGGGAAAGTGGCAGTCATCATACCATTTTCAGGAATTCCAAGCTTGATTTCAGCTTGAAAACTAAAGGCCCTGAGGAATGACTTAAAGACTTGGAATGAACAATTCTTTGGCAATGTGGAGCATCGGAAGAAGTCTCTCTTGGAGGAGTTATTGGATTTTTATTGGGTGGAAGAGGAGGGAGAGTATTGCCTGAGGAAGAGAATCTACGCAAAAACCCAATGAGCATTGATCTACAAATGGTTGTGTTAATGGAAGAACTGTCTTTGAGGCAGAAAACAAGGGCCTATGGTTAAAAGGAGATAAGTTTGATATGTATTTCTCCGTGTTTTGGATTTTGTGGATGGTTTGAGACTTTTTATGATTGTTAATGGGTGTttcttcctctatttttctttttggttgccAATTATTCATCAAAGAAGGAGAGAAGTGTTCAAAATTTTCCATCAAGTGGTTACCTCAAATGGGAGAAACAATTCTATTGGATTGCTCCTGGTTGATGCCTCATCCTCCTCAGATCAAACCAAGGTTAAGAATCACATTAAGCAGTATTGCGAGCATCTGTTCTTTGAGTGGTTTGCATGGTTCTTTGAGTGGTTTGCATGGAGTCCAAAATCGACAGGTTAGCACTAGAGTCTTTAGACGAATTGATGGTCATGTTATTTAAGAGGCCATTTGAAGCAAGTGGAATTCACAAAGTGGTAAAAAGTTTGACTAGTGTTTATATATTGGGGCTGAATGGCTTTAATATGGCTTTCTTTCGAGCTTGTTGGGATCTGATTGAAAAAGACATTATGAAGGTTTTCCATGAGTTTCATACCATAAGAAGTTTGGGAATAGTCTTAATGTTATCTTCATAGTGTTCTTTGCTAAAAAAGTGCGGCAGTGATGTTTATGACTAGGCACATCAGTCTTGTGAATGGCGTGGGGTTTACAAAATAATTGCTAAAGTCCTTGCTAATCGGTTGAGGgttgttgaaaaaattatttcaaagccACAAAATACGTTTGTAGGGTAGGAAAATGTTAGACTTGGTGCTTATCGCCATTGAATGCCTTAATAATATTCTGAACTCATTTTTGTCCTCCACATTACAGCCGAGTAGTCGATCCTCCAAGTTTTAGTGATGGGGATTTCAAGGTGGTGTGCTATTGAGTCCAAATCTTTTGAGTTGGTGCTGGAGTGTAGATGTTGTGTTATGGGTATTCAAAAGATGCAGGGTAAAGGCCATGTGTTTGGGAAAATGGTGGGGGATCTCCTGTGAGGGTTACTAGGAGCAGTTTATGTCTCTTATGACATTCATCAAAGCGAGTCATTTCCAAGAGGATTCAACTCTCAACATCAAACTACTCGACAGAGGCAATAGAGACCTAAATAGATTCGCATGCTCTGTTAATTGTGAATCCAAGGGCAGAAGCTCAATTTGTGGAAGAGGCAAGGGCAAGGGTATGTGATTTCTCAATGGAGCCTAAGCTGGTGGTTATACCTGGAAGTTCTGGTTTGTGGGCATGGTTTTATGTGGATTGTCTTGATGCTAGAACAGTTTGATTAGTGTTGCTTTTTAGGGGCTTCCAGTGGTTTTACTTTTGTGAGTAGCTTAATGTAGTCAACATTTGTATTGAGTTTTTGTTTCTGAAATGTCATATAATCATGTGCATGCTTGTGTTTCTGTTCCTTTAGACTTGCAGTAGCATCATCCATAAGAAATATAATCTTCTTAATTATGTTAATGTGCGtgcctcatttattttctattagatTTCTACTATTCCATGAccattcattttatttcctATGCTTACATTCAGCTGTTGCTTGCTTAGGAAGGTGATTCCATGTTAACAGATCGGGTCTGGGAGGCTCTTGTAAAGGCTTTTACAAGCCAAATGAAGTCTGCTTTCACCGCATCAAGTTTTGTTAAAGAGATATTTACTATGGGGTATCCCAAACTCTTTTCCATAATAGAGAATCTGCTTGAAAGAATTTCGCGTGATACAGATGTGAAAGGGGTTTTACCAGCTGTCAGTTCAGAAGGCAAAGATCAAATGATTGCAGCTGTTGAAATATTCCAGACATCATTTTTGGCTCTCTGCTTGAGTCGCCTGTCAGATCTTGTGAATACCATATTTCCTGTGTCTAGCCGTGGAAGTGTTCCTTCCAAAGAACATATCTCAAGGATTATATCACGCATTCAAGAAGAGATTGAAGCCGTCCAGTTGGATGGGCGTTTGACTCTTCTTGTTTTGCGTGAAATTGGCAAGGTTTTGACCCTGCTTGCAGAACGAGCTGAGTACCaggtaatttcttttgtttacttGCGAAAAAACTGATGATACTAACAGATGTGGATTTCTTCTTAATAACTGGGTTCTTAATATTTCACTTTCACCTGAGAATAATTCATTCAGTTTGCCCACTGAAATACTCGAGGATTTTGAGTGTTGGAAAGGATTGTTTGGTCGATACATGTATCATTGTTAGGTGGCTGTTCCATTATGCCTTTTGTGGACTATTTCGAAAAAACAAATTGGTGGACTTTTGACGGAGGTGGAACATATGGTTTTAtcccataaataatttttttgggagGGCTGTTTGACAGGAGGTGTGCTCTTCGTAGAGCGCTTTTCTTCTAATTATCTTTTCAAATTGGCTGGCTGTATGAGAATTCTATATGGGACTTTCTTTTGTGCATTCCTTTTGAATTAAATTGTCTTATTTGGgtaataataatttctattacTTGTCAAGAAAGGTACATACTAAAATAATGCACCTATTGATAAGGATTGGTGGTGCATGCTGCCATGCTCCATAtatatgtttcatttttttatggcGAGGAAACTTTGAGACCGTGCAGATGCAACAGGTCTTTTACCCGTTAAATCCCAGACACGTGTAATGCACCTATATTACACGGATCAGGTAAATCATTGGTTTTTCATCAATGGGATGGAGCCCTTAGAGATTGGTTACACCTAAGGGTTCAAACCTTAGATCTTGGGGAGCATACCTgccaagaccaaggcccttaccacttAGCCAATCCCTAGGGTTATATGTTTCattgtttatttatgttttcCTGATTGGCAAGGGTATTCTTTTAGGGTTAGATGCAGAGTAGTAACTGAGTTTTCACTCGTTTGCAAAACATCCCtgcgttttcattttcttgtgttaCTCTATGTTTCTCGAAATTTGCAATAAATTCATTCCAACTTCCTTTAAAGTTTTCATCTTGTGCAACCAGCGGGATTAGTCACCACAACCTTACTGTGAAACTTGTGTTCTTTCGTTTTcgtaataatttttattcatcttactggtttttatttaaaaagcaATGAAACTTGTATCGATCTCTCTGTCTCAAGAATCAAAAGATCAAGGATGTGATGTGGCATGCACTCTCTTTAATTAGAATCATGTTCATTTCTagtatatttctttttccttatatATTCTTTCTACAATTGGTAATATGGTGCTCATTTGCAAATGACGGGAATTGAAACCCACACATGGTGGAATCCcaacctttattttattttgagtcgAGTGGAATAAGGTCTGAATTTAGTTTTCCTCGTACAGATATCCACCGGTCCTGAAGCACGTCAAGTGAGCGGTCCAGCAACTGCAGCCCAGCTCAAGAACTTTACGTTATGTCAGCATCTACAAGATATTCATACACGGATATCCTCAATGGTTACAGGATTGCCCAGTATTGCTGCAGATGTATTGTCTCCCTCTTTAGGTGCAATATATGGTGTTGCCTGTGACTCAGTGACATCATTATTCCAAGCAATGCTCGAGTGTCTCGAGTCTTGTATCTTACAAATTCATGACCAGAACTTTGGTGTGCTTGGCCTGGATGCTGCGATGGACAACAACACTTCACCTTACATGGAGGAGTTACAGAAGTGCGTTCTTCATTTCCGTAATGCGTTCCTATCTAGGCTGCTGCCTTCAACGAATGCTACCACTGGAGGGGCAGAAAGCATATGCACTAGGCTTGTTAGGAATATGGCTTCAAGGGTACTAATATTCTTTATCAGGCATGCTTCTCTTGTCAGACCCCTTTCAGAATCTGGCAAGCTTAGGATGGCTAGGGACATGGCAGAGCTGGAGTTAGCTGTGGGTCAGAATTTGTTCCCAGTAGAGCAACTTGGTGCACCATACCAAGCCCTGCGAGCATTCCGACCtcttattttcttggaaatatcTCAACTGGGAGATTCTCCTCTTCTTCAAGATTTGCCATTGAGTGTCATTCTTCACCATCTTTACTCCAGAGGGCCTGAAGAATTGCAGTCACCGCTGCAAAGAAACAAACTTACACCTCTGCAATATTCTTTGTGGTTAGATTCTCAAGGGGAGGATCAGATCTGGAAAGGTATCAAAGCAACCCTGGATGATTATGCTGCAAATGTTAGGGCCAGAGGAGAGAAGGAGTTTAGCCCTTTATATCCCCTTATGCTTCGATTAGGATCTTCTTTGACAAAAAATACTCCTGCATCCTAGAAACCTTGATTTCTAGCTTgcatttaatcattttcaatCCGGATGGTGTTTAGTGAGGTTTGTTCTTCCAGGTAGATGCTGCAGATGGGGAATAGTTACTGAAATTTCACTCAAGGTCATATTTGAGGTACACAAGCTTTTggcttttacatttttttcgtATTTAGATTCTTTTTGCAGTGCGGCGCAGCGGagcttaaaatttattttcctttcttaatttcttattttattttattttcaataggTTCATAAATGGCAGCTCAAATCTGCAGAATGGCCGCGCCAACTTCATTTGTGTGtcactgaaaatattttcaagtttggTGTTGTATCCTTTGTTTCACCTTTTGGTTACCCTTTCAGTTGCAGTTAAAATGCTTCCTAATTGcgtgtaaaatatgaaaatacatttttttttttgtctatttaactacaaattctttcatttaacaacTTCATGGCacatttaggttgtgtttggatgttggagCGAGCTCAACTCATCCTAaactaatcattgatgagatttactatttcaatttctcataaaagaagtttactcatttcaacttatttcttACATTTAAACACACACCTCAAcgtatttatattcaaa harbors:
- the LOC121249840 gene encoding conserved oligomeric Golgi complex subunit 5, encoding MASPASPLQRSSSPLQRLSTFNNPITSSSAASALDSIASDPILSAFLSPSFSTTSFSSAALSSGSPASTAEKLHSSIRLLDSQLRHEVLSRHDDLLSQLSSLHHAELALSTLRSSVSSLHSSLRKARSDLSDPLRSIHAQTLQLSNLHSASHLLNHSLRALRLSRKLRNMASVDEPEKLDLAKAAQLHSEILTLCHEYDLAGIRVVDEELRFVKETGDKLRSEAMKVLERGMDGLNQAEVGTVLQVFFNLGELRATVDQLVNRYKGMALKSISTALDMKAITAGSGGAFGPGGVRGSGTPQIGGGAKAREALWQRMGSCMEQLHSIVVAVWHLQRVLSKKRDPFTHVLLLDEVLQEGDSMLTDRVWEALVKAFTSQMKSAFTASSFVKEIFTMGYPKLFSIIENLLERISRDTDVKGVLPAVSSEGKDQMIAAVEIFQTSFLALCLSRLSDLVNTIFPVSSRGSVPSKEHISRIISRIQEEIEAVQLDGRLTLLVLREIGKVLTLLAERAEYQISTGPEARQVSGPATAAQLKNFTLCQHLQDIHTRISSMVTGLPSIAADVLSPSLGAIYGVACDSVTSLFQAMLECLESCILQIHDQNFGVLGLDAAMDNNTSPYMEELQKCVLHFRNAFLSRLLPSTNATTGGAESICTRLVRNMASRVLIFFIRHASLVRPLSESGKLRMARDMAELELAVGQNLFPVEQLGAPYQALRAFRPLIFLEISQLGDSPLLQDLPLSVILHHLYSRGPEELQSPLQRNKLTPLQYSLWLDSQGEDQIWKGIKATLDDYAANVRARGEKEFSPLYPLMLRLGSSLTKNTPAS